The DNA segment AAAGGTACACTGTCACAGGGACCAAACATTTTAGtatgttttcattttctatttattaatttttaattattattattactatgtaggttaagaaaaatgttaatactttaaaaagtttaaatgtgTTCGGCATTTTGCaaccaataaaaaattgaCGGGCGTAATAATCTCTACAAATTGTCATATTAATCGAATTGACAGCATAGTGACGTTCTTTGACGTCAAAACAAAGAATGTATAAGGCATCAGCTgtcatttcattaaattttttgtattgttggCGATCGACGAATGGCGATTTCTCTTAGTATccagtaaaattaaattataaaattgtttttaaacgaCTGATAATTGCAAATTTAATAGGACCTGTGGTGTATTAAACGTGTAGAGTTATAGTTGATtggacaaataaaaaaaatataatgaaacttATCTAAATCTTCAATATAGTCTGGTAATcatcttaaaaattaaaatgagtaAGCATATGTATTCTACTGCTAATTTGACCGACAAAGAACTTAAGGAACAAGGAAATCGACTCTTTAGCTTACGACGTTTCGAAGATGCTATGAATTGTTATACGAAAGCTattgtaagtattataaattccAGTTAGAATAGATTCATGGTCAAATACTACTTATTACCTTGCTAACATCTCTAGAATAGCCTTTTGGAACTAGGaaaggaaaattatatttgtgttgtaaaattttctacattctttcaatattattgacttaaaacttttttttgctAGTTTGTACTTTAATGTTAGTTGAAGTGTTTAtcctgtaataattaaaaactaatcttGTATGTGGTTTCCTCACAGCATTTGACACATTTGAGGTATAATTTCATTGTCTTAGTATTTATCTTTCTCATGTaccataaatcataaaataatgtttgtttttatagataaaaaatccTTCAGTTGCAACATACTTTACAAATCGTGCACTATGCCAATTGAAGATGAAGAGATGGGAAGCTACTTGCCAAGATTGCCGTCGAGCACTTGACATAGACAGCAACCAAGTAAAGGGCCATTTCTTCCTTGGGCAGGCCCTAGTTGAACTTGATTGCTATGATGAGgctataaaacatttacatagaGGTATACATCTATTTCATAGACAACAATATATTAGACGTTTTGGGTTTTTAATGATGTTATAgtaatttttagatttaaagaaTTCCATAATATTACTGTAAATAGCAatggcttattattatgactttcaAAGTAAATTATACAAGTGTTACCCTAAACTAAGTTTGTTAcccaaaattaattatcaaatagatataatcattattatatttatatccgTTTTAGCTAGTGATTTAGCCAGAGAACAGAAATTAAACTTCGGTGATGATATAGCTGCTCAAATAAGAATTGCTAGAAAAAAGAGATGGAATGTTCAGGAAGAAAAGAGGATATCACAGGAGATCGAACTACAGACATATTTGAATAGGTGATTAAATTGTGTTTGTaagattataaagaaaattgttaacaTAGTCTACATTTTTCTAGAACAAACGTCTGACTTTTTATGAAATCCAgcaaattaaatatcatattttatacatgaTAAATAGCACATAGTATTTTATGAAAGAGCCTTGTcagacatttaatattttattattgctacCACAGATGGTAGATTCATTCAATACAGAATagaattttcataattttttaacaagttGCTTTATTTGATCGTATAGAAGTGTTTTAggataaaattctaaatatttaccCTAAAACGGTTTCATTCTTTTTTActacatatttgtataataaaatgaatttgttttttgtagGCTAATTAATGAAGATTTACATCGTAGAatagaatcaataaaattagaCAACATAAATGAAGAAGATACCaattcaaaaataacaaaggCTGAAGAAGAATGTGTAAGTATtcaatttagaattttaagtaccgatgatttattaatacaaaaattgttatatgGTCAATATTTTTGGGAGGTAATTTCGTATCTGTGACTACTGCATTCTTCTGTGAGACATGTAAGAGCtgtgtgtgtttattttaagcataatgacattaataaaattgaaataaattacttatttaaaatttaaacaaaaaattatgattattccATAATTTGTTATTGATAATAACTTTCCTTGGTGACATACAAAGTAACAAAGACTAATTCAATTTTACTTTCGTGATAAAATTCTGAATGACTTACAAGTTATTTCTTGTGTTACTACTCGCTACCAGAAAAGAATAATCTCATTTGTTCAATGACGGTATTTTGCGTCAGTGTTACGTACAATAGGTGGACTTAATTCATTAGGTTGTATCGTAAGAAAATAGTATCAAATATACGCATTGTTCAACTAATTGGTTTACTTGTAAATTGTGtaaagatgtttatttttacttgaGTCAAAaggatttatgtatattttactcATTTATATGGTTAAGTATTATTACTTTTCAATTAGATCGttaaggttttaataaaaatatataataattgtggtACGAAAGACAATTTCTGAACAAAAAGGACTTAAGGACTTTCTAGAATTTAAGcatactaattcttaaaagacggATGACTCGCTGACTCGTGAGACTTATCTATATGGGACACTTAACAACGGAATGCTTGCCACATACGGTCcttatacagtgtaaactacATGTAACGTCCGTCGATTTAACGACCAACtccctaaagcgtcgaaatcaattggctttggttggtttagcttgtcttccaaATGATACAATCTACATAGTATTACACCCACTCccaataacgataacaattgagtaataaagtactttttaagtttgtaAATACTGAGCAGCTATGTACGTTCatttgtcgctttattatcctagctCCTAtccaataaactcgactgtaaaaaaatataaaaataaaaaatatgtctgtattttaattaatattttttacagaataaCTACAGCAGCGAGTTAAATAATCTGTTTTCCAAAATTGATGAGAGGCGAAGGGtaagattttgattttttaaattaggtaCATCGAGGCCAAAGTATTTCTGTTTATTTCTtggaaatttgttttaaaagctttCTGTAATAAGCCTTTTCTTACACATAACCTAtgaacatatataaattaatataagaatgAGCATTTTTTTCGCAAGTAAAGCaattttacgttttaatcattaatatcACTCCTTACTTTAGTCGTTACTAGAATTGAATGTGTCTTTTAAATTTCCCGCTTATGATTCTTTCGTGTTTTATTGAAGTTATTGATTGAAATGAaagaaactaaattaaatatgataattagttataataattctaCGAAATTCagttctatacaaatttattatagaaacgCGACGTACCGGATTACCTATGTGGCAAGATCAGCTTTGAGATATTGAATGAGCCTGTGATTACGCCCAGCGGTATCACATACGAACGTAAAGATATTGAGGAACATCTAGAGGTatgtattattgaaaaaaactaATGTATAGAAGTATTAAACTTCCATACTAGCGTTTAAAAAGTGTGCTTGTATGGATTTTACCTTTGTTGTTGATTGCGCCATTGGtactaaaactaaacttttacAACTTTTACTACTGTAAAAACAGTGAATAACTCAAAAAATCGAAAAGTGAAAATCGACATATGACAGCCAGCCTGATATGACCAACCAGGCAACTATTACCcgtaaatcttaaaatatatatgtacttagGTATACTATCTTTCTTATGAATCATTCTAGATATTGCTGATACATAGGAGGACTTCGTTGGTTGTTGTATTTGGCGTTGCGAATCCGACTACCACTAAAAAGtcttttaagttaataaacgGCATATGACACTTACAAATAATGTCGCTttttattggtaaaataatttcaaaatgggTTCTATAGATCGAGAGATTACCCTCTACAAACTCACAAACTTTAACTCTTAAACTTTTCTTTGAACTTATTTCTCTCCGATTGCTAACatacaaacattattatttcgttATAGCGCGTTGGACATTTCGATCCAGTGACCCGTGTGAAGTTAACCGCCGATCAACTTATACCTAACTTCACTATGAAGGAGGTTGTCGATGCTTTCCTGCAGGAAAACGAGTGGGCACTCGATtactaatattgaaattttacgTCGTATGGTAATGGAATGATTGATCTCGTATAAAAAgggaatttgttttgtttttattcattttgtcAACACAATTACAGTATGAAGTTTTAGGTTATTATACTTGTTATCAATCTAATACAAAGTCTGTAACAAGTCCAACAACAAAATAGATTTGTCCCTTAAAAAACCTAATCATCTTTGTCGAATTGGTTACTTAAGGTGATTTCTTATAATTCTGTTTTAAgttcataataaaacaatattgagCTATTCATGCAGctggttaaaaaaatattataattcaaatatggTGTAATGATTTGTATCatgtatatacataacataaatagattacatttattacaagacaatgttatcatcttattgccatcatttataaaatatgaatttatccAATTagtcaatattttgttttcagtACAGCATAGACAACATTGTTAAAGTAGGGGCCATTTTAATAGATCACATTTGACACGTCATCAAAATTCAATAACCGACGGtgtgaaaaatattatcaaagttAGAACTGCACTTTTAATACtgatatttattcttataacGACAATAGAATGTCATTTTACGATTGACTTTGACAACACCATAAACAATTTCTGTTCTAAAGAGCGAACTGACGTTACAAATGGACCTAAAGCCAAACATGACAGATGTCAAATGTCATCTATCAACTCTACTGTATATAGTGAGATTTGTAAGAATTTCTTATGAATAATGGggttattgtaatataaaaataattaaattaatgaatgttGTAGAAATCTAATCTGTTTGACTCAAGTCTCAAATAATTCAATAGATGTTTGCGTATAGGATGTATTCGAAGTCCCCTTAGACGCAAAGGTTAATTGtgtcttatattaaataggGGTTAGACTGCAGTTAGATgatgttttattatagaacattTCATATTGTTATACGGCTAtagtatttttacattttgtgtaatgtaaaaatttcGTCAATGAATTTTAgcattataaaacaatctaAATGCTGTTGCAATGAAATTACCAATCTGTCTTGACTAATCTGAAAATCAGAATTGTGTTGTAATCTACTCATAATttgctaaaaaaattaaatacgtatTATTCACATTACCTTAATCGAAGAAATTTTATGTCACAAAAACTTTGTTAGTTtggtaaaatgtaaaaaatattttacgatatttcaatatagatatgtacgatatgaatgaaatataaaataaaattaaaaaaaatacgggTTTCGTGAAACGAGGCGAgtcttgtatattttttaatttgctaaTATAGAAGGAATAACCTAAAAACGCATATCTTAAcgtgaaaataaatgaaagttttaccacattataaaaaatattttttagttatttaaaagtacACTGTTCTTTATTTCACGTATAAGgctatatttatgtattattatgatccgaatacattgtttattattactcgatcttttaaaatagttccTCTTACGGTTAGATTAGAATATAGAAACTAAGCTTTGGTGTCGGTTTTACGTTTACGTTGTGATTTGACATACTTATCGCTAAGTCTCAACAATGAATCTAAAGGGGCTACACTATAGACAATCAGGCATTCAACACATTATATTCATTAACTCTATAGTTTATGAATCTAATGCTTAGATTCAAAGCCGAGACTTGCCGCACAGTATATAtcgttttaatacattttgaacTACGGAGGTCATTTCACTCCTATGACACTGTTTTAATAAAGGATAAAATGTCGCGcttattatgaaattttagttaaagttATAAGGCTAGTCGGCTTAGTTGAAAGACTAGTGATGATGAAGGTATAGATTCATTAAAGCAGTGTTGTAAGATTGCTCTTGTTTCATATAAGACTTACGTTACTCAGAATCGTTCATTATGTTACAacattaatgattttaatgcCCGACTATTAACTGATCGTAATGAACGACTCTAAGTACCTGTGAtagtctattaaaattaagtgcATATTGAAACTtgtctttatatatatctgtGGGTGTAATTTTCTTGCCTATTACGTTACACATAGTTCTGTAAGTTATGTTATTATGGTTATTGTGTTTACGGGCTTGAGACAAGATCACTCTTCGACGGGCGTGCCCCACTAACGCCAAACGAAGTTGTAGTCATTTCCAGTGTAGAAAATTGATTTTGACTCAAACTCCACGTAAATTTCGTGTAAATTGATCAAAACACCATCTATTGGTACAATATGTTGTAAGACATTAATTATACTGAGTAAGATGGCGCTGTTTTAAAAACTCTATATTACAAGTCTTATTGACATTTTATTgggaaaatgttttatttagtttttgtgCATTATAAATCCATTAGTACGCCTTGAGgctttaattaatgtttgtttttttactattgtatTACGAACAAAActtcataaatctaaatataaaatacatatatagccTCAAATAGTTATCTAATGGTTTGTCGTTTTCATTCTTGTGTCACTTTTCACATAAATAAGGGTAATTAAACATTCTTTAACTAACTGAAGTTGTGTGtgtctttaaattaataatgatttggCTTGGCTTTAGTGCTTGGGTAAAATTATTCTTACCTTTTTAACTAttgataagaaaattataaattaaatattccatgtttcatttaaagtaatatGTTTGATCCTAGATGTTATATCGAACTTTTTGTTCTGTGATACGTAAATTTCTCCCAAACGTCCTTAAAATTAAACgtagaataaatattacccagttcttttttctaattacggtaaccatggtaacgagCTAGGTACAgtctatgtattataataaggaCGGCGACATTAGACGTATTGCTTGTAAAGACGTCATTTAAAAAGCGACGCTTATCAATGGAagatgtaaatataaattaactttacgttttaataattatcattaagTTTGCAAAAAAAGTTGCCCTATTGTTAGTACTACATTAAATAGTAGTTATCTATAAATGAAACCAGGTCGTGACTATGTATTCATTAAGTAAATGTTGTTTTGTAACTTGtgagttttatttacaaacccTATTAGCTCTAGCCACGGTTTGCTAATGCGTGTGACTTGACTACATAGAAACTTACGTGTTAGCGTCTTCTTTGAAGCTCCGTAGGTTTATTCTATGCGTCGAATGGTATAGAtactacaatttaataaaatcattatctATTCTGTgcgtgtttttaaaaattgcaatgCAATtcatttaatcaatttatattacaaacaatGTTGTTTgcacataaatatatttagtatacaGATGtgatttaacaattaaaatttaatgccgattatattttatgaatttcttAATCGGAGTATAATACTTaaggtattataatatatattatagaaaaaaaattctttaaaatttaaagaagttATATAGTTaactattactatatattattataacttgtaAAAAGCGCTTTAAAGCTTTTGCTTAAGAAAGATTACTATACGGACATAAGAATGCCCTTGTTTAGTAGGTCGTCCCATTATATAGGCTTTAGAAGCTGGGCTAAGTGCTATaaatgtcgcagtaaagtacttaaatcagagagttaattgaatctctagacagttaatgaaatgtcaatatttaatcaattcgctagcattttgatttaaataaagcagcgtcgaaaacgttgaactatctgtctgaccgaaagccagcgtgttgctTGACAATGTAAAAGaatttgttatttcggtgtgatcgtgaagatCTGAGAGCTTGTATATTCCGTGTtttgatttattgtaaatacttaggttagtcttgttgcctaggaacgtttaggaaacttcTTTAAACGTTTCGCTCTCTCACTTgcctgacggaactttagcgacttgattgaatatcaatttttaattaactgtctagagattcaataaACTCTTTGATTTAACTACATTACTGCgacataaatactattttgcACGCATGGTGTATTTGTAATAACttctatgtaatataattaacagttaagcattaatctaaaatagaacaaaaatatttgcacGATATTTGATACAAACAGTCAATACTAATTGAATTGCGCTAATCCTTTCGAACGCTTTTAATAGacaatataaagtatatagatACTGAAGGTACGTGCGTGATATCTTAAATGTCACACTGGCCTTTATACAATGTCTTTGCGGCAGAAAACCAAGTAGAAATTATTGCAAAAGCTTGCAGTTAATTCATTGAATGTGGACCTTATTGCGTAAGTCATAATTTTCATGATGCGTGGTATACTTTAAAATGTTCAAGTGAAACATTTTAGCACTCCGGTTTAAGTGCATCTGCTTATAagaaatatagtaaaatatagtttCTTGTATAATCTGTTGGTTTTAGTTACGAgtaattaatgaaacaaagtttaaagtaatcttttaaaaagtaaaacatacatacaaataaaaaagcagcGTACATGTCTCCTACGAgtcactaaaaataataataagaaaacgtACCGCAATCGCGTTTCTATATTTTCAACCTCCGCTAAAGAACCCAAGATGCATGATCTACATTCGAACATGCCAACtacttgaaaattaaatttatacaggAAATAGATTAACTTAGATATTATGCCTTACAAACAATGGAGCTCAAGCGGTTTGCCAAAAGCAGTTATCTGTGGGATTGTGCCAGTGCATCCAAACGTTAACAACTGTTGCTCCTGGCTCGCATCCAGAGCAAGATATTTTCATTCAATTATATATGTGATAGAAATAAAACTCACGCTTGAAACCCGCGAATGGGTTTTGGCTCGATCTATGGTCACTGTTGCTTCATGACATATTTACGTGTTATGTACACTTGGGGTGAATTGTGTTTACTTTAATGTCGTAGCTTGTtaacaattgtattatgtCCGCATTTCTGTTATACGAGCATTTATTCCACAGACAAAACATTTTGCAGagtaaaatcaataattttaatatctaaattcTAAACTACTATTTATTGCCCATATCTATTAAGCCGCGACCGAACAAATGGTTTTTACTgctgttatttttatcttttataaaaacattttaattattatattccaaTAACTATCTTACTGGTGTAatcaaatgataaataaaccCCAATCTCACATTCTTGATGACACTGCTGAAAGTCattcaaatgtaatgtaaGTATGTTGTTATGTGGTACAGCCGTCAAGTCTTAGCCTCGAGAGTACAGGTGTTTCTTTGTAGACAAGTAGGTTTAGCCGTCTGTGCCTGACTCACGCCGTTGATTTGTAGGTCTAAAGTATGC comes from the Pieris brassicae chromosome 4, ilPieBrab1.1, whole genome shotgun sequence genome and includes:
- the LOC123708516 gene encoding E3 ubiquitin-protein ligase CHIP; translated protein: MSKHMYSTANLTDKELKEQGNRLFSLRRFEDAMNCYTKAIIKNPSVATYFTNRALCQLKMKRWEATCQDCRRALDIDSNQVKGHFFLGQALVELDCYDEAIKHLHRASDLAREQKLNFGDDIAAQIRIARKKRWNVQEEKRISQEIELQTYLNRLINEDLHRRIESIKLDNINEEDTNSKITKAEEECNNYSSELNNLFSKIDERRRKRDVPDYLCGKISFEILNEPVITPSGITYERKDIEEHLERVGHFDPVTRVKLTADQLIPNFTMKEVVDAFLQENEWALDY